A genomic region of Penaeus vannamei isolate JL-2024 unplaced genomic scaffold, ASM4276789v1 unanchor67, whole genome shotgun sequence contains the following coding sequences:
- the LOC113808813 gene encoding hatching enzyme 1.2, whose translation MNILTTISLLLLVWATKHANAQVELPDVIIGDPNDASNDVVGAPISEKELEDSLDLDLVNLQTEEDPITTSGFFQGDIMVASEDQLYQILEGDSDGQNSAIRNPQKLWPNSAIPYVISATFSSQERAVIARAMAEYRQSTCIRFVPRSSHADYIHILRGQGCSSAVGRSGGVQVVSLGYGCVQIGVVIHELMHAAGFWHEQSRPDRDSFVTINWSNIVPHLQYNFEKKTTAVTQDLGLSYDYNSIMHYGPYAFAINRHYPTITPRQSGATIGQRNGFSALDIQGLNLLYKCSGKPVPPAACVDSHVNCPSWASLGYCRTNPAYMSTSCKKSCNICGGGSGCVDKGPHCTSWAAKGECQRNPSYMSMMCRKACNLCGAGGSCSNKNQHCQDWAKKGECQRNAAYMRQSCSKACGLC comes from the exons ATGAATATATTAACAACTATCTCATTGCTACTCCTGGTTTGGGCGACTAAACATGCGAACGCACAGGTTGAGCTCCCGGATGTCATCATCGGCGACCCCAATGAT GCGAGCAATGACGTCGTGGGCGCCCCGATTTCAGAAAAGGAACTAGAGGACAGTCTGGACCTCGACCTGGTGAACCTGCAGACGGAGGAGGACCCCATCACCACATCGGGGTTCTTCCAGGGCGACATCATGGTGGCGTCGGAGGATCAGCTGTATCAGATCCTGGAG GGCGATTCCGACGGCCAGAACAGCGCTATCAGAAACCCTCAGAAATTATGGCCGAACTCCGCCATTCCCTACGTCATTTCTGCTACGTTTT CGTCGCAGGAGCGAGCGGTGATCGCGCGCGCCATGGCCGAGTACCGGCAGAGCACGTGCATTCGCTTCGTGCCGAGGTCCAGCCATGCTGATTACATTCATATTCTAAGAGGGCAAGG GTGTTCCAGCGCCGTGGGTCGGTCGGGTGGCGTTCAAGTGGTGTCCCTCGGGTACGGCTGCGTCCAGATCGGAGTGGTCATTCACGAACTGATGCACGCCGCAGGATTCTGGCACGAACAGTCGCGTCCAGACAGGGATTCGTTTGTGACTATCAACTGGTCAAATATAGTCCCACACCTTCAGTATAACTTCGAGAAG AAAACCACCGCTGTCACACAAGACTTGGGTCTCTCATATGACTACAATTCAATCATGCACTATGGCCCCTATGCTTTCGCCATCAACAGACACTACCCGACGATCACGCCCAGGCAGAGCGGAGCCACCATCGGCCAGAGAAACGGCTTCTCGGCG CTGGACATCCAAGGACTCAACCTACTGTACAAGTGCTCAGGGAAGCCCGTACCGCCTGCGGCCTGTGTCGATAGCCATGTGAACTGTCCTTCCTGGGCCAGTCTCGGTTACTGCAGAACCAACCCTGCCTACATGTCAACGAGTTGCAAGAAGTCGTGCAACATATGTG GTGGTGGCTCGGGATGTGTGGATAAAGGGCCTCACTGCACCAGCTGGGCGGCCAAGGGGGAATGCCAGCGAAATCCATCCTATATGTCAATGATGTGTAGGAAAGCCTGCAACCTTTGCG GTGCGGGGGGATCCTGCAGCAACAAGAACCAGCACTGTCAGGACTGGGCCAAGAAGGGGGAGTGCCAGCGCAATGCGGCCTACATGCGTCAGTCCTGCTCCAAGGCGTGCGGCCTCTGCTGA